A window of Candidatus Goldiibacteriota bacterium genomic DNA:
AAAAGATAGTTTCGGATTGCGCGCATCATGATGATTATCAGTACGTTCCTGAATGGAGCGCTGACGGGAAATACATACTATATAATAAAATTAACACGGATGATAAAGACGGCAATATGCCGGAGTGTCTGTATCTTGTAAATACCGACGGCAGCGGTGAAAAACTGCTTGCGGGAAATGATAATACGCGCATAGACGGGTGCTTTTCTCCTGACGAAAAAAAAGTGGCATATTATATGGAAAGAAAGGAAATGGATTATAACCGTTTTGACAATACGGGAATATTTATAATGAATTTCGACGGCACCGGCGAAACTTATCTTGCTTCCGGATACAGGCCTGTGTGGTCTCCTGACGGAACCTATATCGCGTTTACTGCCGGAAATCTTAATCTGACAAACTGCATTTTATTGATGTACCCGGACGGAACAAGCCCAAAAGGTAGTCAGGCTGAAGATAACGCGGATTCTGAAGAATATGAAGATGAAGAAGGAAATGATGATGAAGGCGAAGACGAATCTTCGTATTTACGGATAACCTTTGACGATGTCAACGGGGTAAAAGACCCTGTGTGGTCGCCGGACAGCAAGAAGATAGCGTATGTTACGGAAACAACAGAAATCGCCGAAGGCGCGTTATGGGTGGCAGATGTTTCCGGCAATTCCCAGATGGCAATAGCAAAAAACGTGCTTGGCAGAAGCAGGCCAAGCTGGAGATAAAAGGTAATAAATAATCTACTATTTGTGTATTGAAAATAATCCAATAGATTATAAACTATACATAAATAGTTGACATATATTGATTTTTTAACCTTTTATGTATATAATATTACTTAGTAGATTATATATTATACATAAAAGGTGGATAAAATGAATAACCAAAAAACCCAGGGTAGGGTAGGGGCTGAATTGATTGATAAGCTCTATGATAGAGAAATGGAAATATTTACGCTGACAGATGTAAATAATCTGCTGAAAAACAATCCTAAAAATAATGCCGAACTTCTACATAAGATGGCTGGAAGAAATTTAATATCCCGCCTTAAGGCCGGAAAATATATAATTATACCTCAGCAATATGGGGTTATAAAAAAGTATATTGGAAACAGATATGTAGCTGCAAAGGCGCTTGCCAATTCCAAAGATTACTATATTGCTTTTTATACAGCCATGAGTTACTGGGGTATGCTGACGCAGCCTATGAATACAACGTTTGTCGCGGTTCCGAAAAGGCAGCAGCCGCCGAAAGCTTTAAAAAATGAATTCAGGTTTGTATATGTTAAAAGGGAAAATATTTGGGGGATAAAAGAAGAAAAATTTATGCAGTCTGAATTTATCCGTGTTTCGGATCCGGAGCGGACGATTATAGACGCGCTTGCGCATCCGGAACTGTGCGGCGGGATAACAGAAATAGCGAAAGGCATATGGATTAAAAAAGGCGTTTTGGATTTTAATAAACTCTGCGATTATAATAAAAGATACGGTAAAAATGTTGTCGGTAAAAGGCTTGGATATCTGCTTGAAATATTAGAGCTTGGGAATAATGATATTTTCAATGAATTAAGATACTATGTGAAAGACAGATATGATGTGTTTGATCCTGTGCTGCCTGTAAGGAAAACGGCTAAAAACAGCTGGAGGCTTATTGATAACGTGGGGCCGCAGCAGATAAAAAATCTGATATGGAGCTGATATGATAAATTACAGGCGCTGTCTTAAATTAGCGGAACAATATGGGGTTAAACCGGAAGTTATAGAAAATGACTATTTTGTCGAGTGTTTTCTGCATGCGCTGGCGGGTGATAAGGAACTTAGCGGAATGCTTATATTCCGGTGAGGAACTTGCCTGCACAAAGTGTATTTTGACAATTACAGGTTTTCTGAAGATCTTGATTTTGTGTATTCAAAAGGCGCAGATTTATCACTTTTGAGGGATAAACTGAATGCTTTGATTGACGGATTGAAAATTTCACTGACAGGTATAAATGTAACTGAAGAAAAAGAGGAAAAGTCCCGGCTGCAGATTATGCTTGGGTATAATCTTGTAAATGAAATAATTGAAGGCGGTAAGCATTTAAAACTTGATATCTGTGAAGCGGAAGATGTACCGGGCAATATTGCCGCGCGCATTAGATATATTCATGATGAATTCAAAAACGCGGATGACAACCTGCTGTGTTATAAACTTGAAGCTGTTGCCGCGGATAAGATTAACAGGATTAACAGCATAAATAAAGAAGCCAGGGACATATACGATATGAAGTTTATTCTGGAGGCTGAAGTTGATATTAACAAGTTAAAAGAAGAATATAAAAGGCGTTTTGCGTATTCTTTAAATTCTGCAGATTTAATTAGAAAAGTAAAGGATAAGGCATATGAAGGCCTGTGGAATTCCAGGCTTGGACATCAGGTTAAAGAACTTCCTGAATATAAGGTATTTATTAAACAACTGGAAAACGTGATAAAAGAGCGTTTTAATATTTTGGACTATTAGGATCAAAACAATAGGTACTATTATATTGAATTTCCCCGAAAAACTTTAGCAGGCAGTTTTTATATTCTGCATCATAAAACTCGTATTCCGCAAAACAACTTGACATTTATCCTGTAATTGAGTATAAATTTAACAAGCAGTGTTCTACTAACCGGCGCAAAGCAGGGATGCATGCTGGTTATCGGATTATCAAAACGACAAGGAAGTCGTGTCTTAAACTCAATGCTGAAATTATTTGATGCTTTTTAAGCGTTATTTTTCTGTCTAAATTTATAGAATGTAAGAATAAAAAATGAAAAGAGGAATAAATATGAGCGGATACCCGGAAAAGCAAGGGCTTTACGACCCGGCGCAGGAAAAAGACGCGTGCGGAGTCGGGTTTATAGTAAATGTGAACGGAGTTAAAACAGCTTCTATTGTTGAAAACGGGCTGCTTATTTTAAAGCGCATGACTCACAGGGGCGCGGTTGGCGCTGACCCCAAAACCGGCGACGGCGCGGGCATACTTATACAGACCCCGCATGAATTTTTTGTGAAAGTGGCATCTGCCATCAAAATTAAATTACCCGGGCAGGGTGAATACGGCACAGGGCTTATATTTCTGCCTTTGGATAAGAATTCCGCGGCTGCGGTTAAAAAAGAAGTGGAAAAAGCGGCAAAGGAATGCGGGCAGGAAGTACTTGGCTGGCGCAGCGTGCCTGTAAATGATTCAATACTTGGGGAAACGGCAAAAGCATCGCGCCCTGATTTTGTACAGGTCTTTATAAAACGTTCGGCTGATATCAATAACGACGAAGACTTTGAAAGAAAACTTTTTCTTATCAGAAAGAAAGCCGAAAATTCCGTCAGGGCTTCTGACATAAAGGACAGGAAAACTTTTTATGTCACAAATTTATCGTGCAGGGTTTTCATATATAAAGGCCTTATGCTGCCGGAGAACGTGGCGGATTTTTTCACTGACCTTAATGACCCCCTGATAAAAAGCGCCATAGCCCTTGTGCATTCAAGATACTCCACCAATACTTTTCCAACATGGGACCTTGCGCAGCCATTCAGATACCTTGCGCATAATGGTGAAATTAACACAATACGGGGCAACATAAACTGGATGAAGTCGCGCGAAGGGCTTTTTAAAAGCTCTGTGTTCGGCGATGATGTTGAAAGCGTAAAACCGGTAATCCGCGATGAACAGCAGAGCGATTCCGCCTCCATTGACAACGCGTTTGAAGCGCTTGTTCAGGGCGGCAGGGATATGCCGCATTCCATGATGATGCTGGTGCCTGAAGCGTGGGAGCATAATAACCTGCTCTCCAATTCCGTAAGAAGTTTTTATAAATATCACGCGTGTTTCATGGAGCCGTGGGACGGCCCCGCGGCGCTTGCCTTTACCGACGGCGTAAGGATAGGTGCGGTGCTGGACAGAAACGGGCTGCGCCCTTCGCGTTACATAGAGACCAATGACGGCACGGTAATACTGTCTTCGGAAACAGGGGTAATTGATATCGCGCCTTCGCAGATAAAACATTCCGGCAGGCTGGAACCCGGCAAAATATTTTTTATAGATACGCAAAGGCAGAGGATAATAGAAGACTATGAAATAAAAAAAGAAATAGCCATGCGCGCGCCTTACAGGGAATGGAGAAAAGAACAGCTGCTTTATCTTGAAGACCTGCCGAAAGCTGACGTTAAGCAGGAAGACCCTGAATTTCTGATGAACAGGCTGAAAGCTTTTGGATATACAAGGGAAGACGTAAAAGAAATCTTAAAGCCGATGGCAAATGACGGCAAAGAACCCATAGGGTCTATGGGCAATGACACGCCGCCTTCCGTGCTGTCGGAAAAACCCAAGCTTCTTTATACTTATTTTAAGCAGCTCTTCGCTCAGGTTACAAATCCGCCCATTGACTCTGAAAGGGAAGATATTGTAATGAGCCTGCGCAGTTTTATAGGGCCGCGTCAGAACCTGTTTGAAGAGACAGAACTTCATACACATAAACTTCAGGTAAGGGAGCCCATACTGACCAACGAAGAACTTGCCGCGATTAAAAATATCACAGTCAGCGGATTTAAAACTAAAACAATAACGCTGCTTTATATGCCGGGCGACACAAAGCGTTTTATTGAAGCGCTTGACAGGGTCTGCAATGAAGCGGTAAAAGCGGCGCAGAACGGTTATTCTATTTTGATACTAAGCGACCGCGGCGTAACCGATGAATACGCCGCAATTCCCGCGCTCTTAGCGCTGGGGGCTGTGCATCAGGAACTGGTAAAACGGTCTTTAAGGACGCATACAAGCATAATTTTAGAAACCGCCGAACCAAGGGAAGTGCACCATTTCTGCGTGCTGTTTGGTTTTGGCGCGGGGCTTGTAAACCCTTACATGGCTTATGACGCCATTAAGTATATGCACGATAAGGGTGAATTAAGCTGCAGTTATAACGACGCTGTTTCTCATTACCGAAAAGCGTGCAATAAAGGCATCTTAAAAGTTATGTCCAAAATGGGAATTTCCACAATTCAAAGCTACAGGGGCGCGCAGATATTTGAAGCGCTTGGAATTGCAAAAGAGGTAATGGACAGGTGTTTTAAAGGCGCGGCTTCAAGGGTGGAAGGCGTTGGATTTGCCGAGATTGCAAAAGAACGCGAGATGATGCACAAAGAGGCGTTTGCCGATATTCTGGACAAGGATGTGCTTTTGGAATCCGGCGGAATATACCAGTGGAAAAAAGACGGCGAATACCATATGTGGAACCCGGATACTATTTCCGCGCTGCAGGACGCTGTAAGAAAAAACAGCTACGAAAAATATAAAGAGTTTGCGTCGCTTATAAATAACCAGGCGGGGCATGCCGCCACTTTAAGGGGGCTTTTAAAGTTTAAAAAGACAGAAGCTGTTCCTCTGGAACAGGTGGAAACAGAAGATGAAATAATAAAAAGGTTTGTGACCGGCGCGATGAGTTTTGGCTCCATCTCCGGGCCCGCGCACCATACCATGGCAATTGCAATGAATAAGCTTGGCGGAAAATCCAACACGGGCGAAGGCGGCGAAGATTCCGCAAGGTTTAAGCCTTACCCAAACGGGGATTCTGCAAGAAGCTCTATAAAACAGGTGGCTTCGGGAAGGTTTGGAGTAAATATTAATTACCTGACAAACGCCGATGAGATTCAGATTAAAATAGCGCAGGGAGCCAAACCCGGCGAAGGCGGACAGCTTCCGGGGCATAAAGTAAGCGAAATTATAGCGCGTACGCGTTACACCACGCCGGGGGTCACTTTAATTTCCCCGCCTCCGCATCACGATATTTATTCCATAGAAGATTTAAAGCAGCTGATATTTGATTTAAAGAACGCGAACCCCCGCGCGCGCATAAGCGTGAAGCTTGTTTCTGAAATAGGCATAGGCACAGTTGCGGCAGGCGTGGCAAAAGGGTTTGCCGACATGATATTAATTTCCGGCGGCGACGGCGGTACGGGCGCGTCTCCGAAGACTTCCATAATGAACGCGGGGCTGCCGTGGGAGCTTGGGCTGTCAGAAACGCACCAAACACTGGTGCTGAATAATTTAAGGACAAGGGTAAGGCTGCAGGCGGATGGGCAGATGAGGACGGGCAAAGACTTAGCCGTAGCGGCGTGCCTTGGCGCGGAAGAGTACGGTTTTGGAACCGCCGCGCTTATAACCATGGGGTGCGTTATGCTGCGCCACTGCCATCTGAATAACTGCGCGCTGGGCGTGGCCACGCAGGAAGATATTTTAAGCAAAAGGTTTGCCGGGCGTCCGGAATACATAATAAATTTCATGCGCTTTGTGGCAAAAGATTTAAGGGAAATAATGGCGTCGCTTGGAGTTAAAAACTTAAATGAACTTGTGGGCAGGTCTGACCTTCTGGAAACTGATACGGACATACTTCCGTGGAAAGCAAAGAATATTGATTTTTCAAAAATTCTTTTCAAGCCGGATTCCAAGGGAGAACCGCTGTACTGCACAAAAACACAGAAGCATGAAATAAAAGATGTGCTGGACCTGCAGCTTATAAAAGAAGCGGCGCCGGCGTTTGATAAAAAGGAACGCGTAAGGATAGAAAAAATAATCAGCAATAAGGACCGCGCTGCCGGCGCTATGTTGTCCGGCGAAGTGTGTAGAAAATTCGGCGAAGAATATCTGCCGGAAGACACTATCTGGTGCAAGTTTAAAGGGGCCGCGGGGCAGAGCTTTGGCGCGTTTTTAGCCGGCGGCATAACTTTTGAACTTGAAGGCATGGCAAATGACTACACAGGCAAAGGGCTTTCCGGCGGAAGAATAATAGTTTATCCTGGCAAAAAGTCGCTGTTTAACGCCGAAGAAAACGTGATTATGGGCAATACTTCATTTTATGGAGCTACATCCGGCGAGGCGTATATAAACGGAACGGCGGGAGAAAGGTTCTGCATAAGAAATTCCGGTATCTACGCGGTTGTTGAAGGCACGGGCGACCATGGCTGCGAATATATGACAGGCGGCAGGGTTGTTATCATCGGAAACACAGGCAGGAACTTTGCCGCAGGTATGTCGGGCGGAATAGCGTATGTCTGCAATAACGATGTGAATTTTCAGGAAAAATGCAATATGAGCATGGTGGAATTTGATGCCATGGATAAAGAAGATATTGATACCATTTACGACATGCTGTCTTCGCATGTGAAGTTTACAGGAAGCGCGGCGGCAAAAGAGATACTCTCTGATTTTCAGCAGAACATAAAAAAGTTCATCAAGGTAATACCGTCAGAGTATAAAAAAGTCATGGCAGTCAGGGCGCAGAGCCTTGCGGCTAAAGAAGCGGAGGTATAACATGGGAAACCCGTCAGGTTTTCTTAAGATAAAAAGAGAAGCTTTAAAATACAGGCCTGTTTGTGAAAGGGTAAAAGATTACGCCGAAGTGGCTGTTCCGAAAACAGATGAAAAAGTAAGCGAGCAGGCGTCGCGCTGTATGGACTGCGGCACGCCTTTCTGCCACTGGGCATGCCCGCTGAATAATCTTGTGCCGGAATGGAATGACCACGCGTACAGAAACCGCTGGGAAGGCGCGTTTAAACTTTTAGATGAAACAAACGTGCTTCCGGAAGTGACAGGAAGGGTA
This region includes:
- a CDS encoding PD40 domain-containing protein; the encoded protein is MKKILLIVSVFVLAAVFTGCAQIKGIFTTDSLKGLIVYAGVEGDGNGTFIYAISPDGKWKKRLTTGVRSDNYPAVSPDGKSVVFSSADEKYKNRLYIMDSDGGKIREIASTEHDAELASWSPDGKRIAFLDRDSDHVTSIYVINSNGTGLKKIVSDCAHHDDYQYVPEWSADGKYILYNKINTDDKDGNMPECLYLVNTDGSGEKLLAGNDNTRIDGCFSPDEKKVAYYMERKEMDYNRFDNTGIFIMNFDGTGETYLASGYRPVWSPDGTYIAFTAGNLNLTNCILLMYPDGTSPKGSQAEDNADSEEYEDEEGNDDEGEDESSYLRITFDDVNGVKDPVWSPDSKKIAYVTETTEIAEGALWVADVSGNSQMAIAKNVLGRSRPSWR
- a CDS encoding nucleotidyl transferase AbiEii/AbiGii toxin family protein; translation: MYFDNYRFSEDLDFVYSKGADLSLLRDKLNALIDGLKISLTGINVTEEKEEKSRLQIMLGYNLVNEIIEGGKHLKLDICEAEDVPGNIAARIRYIHDEFKNADDNLLCYKLEAVAADKINRINSINKEARDIYDMKFILEAEVDINKLKEEYKRRFAYSLNSADLIRKVKDKAYEGLWNSRLGHQVKELPEYKVFIKQLENVIKERFNILDY
- the gltB gene encoding glutamate synthase large subunit: MKRGINMSGYPEKQGLYDPAQEKDACGVGFIVNVNGVKTASIVENGLLILKRMTHRGAVGADPKTGDGAGILIQTPHEFFVKVASAIKIKLPGQGEYGTGLIFLPLDKNSAAAVKKEVEKAAKECGQEVLGWRSVPVNDSILGETAKASRPDFVQVFIKRSADINNDEDFERKLFLIRKKAENSVRASDIKDRKTFYVTNLSCRVFIYKGLMLPENVADFFTDLNDPLIKSAIALVHSRYSTNTFPTWDLAQPFRYLAHNGEINTIRGNINWMKSREGLFKSSVFGDDVESVKPVIRDEQQSDSASIDNAFEALVQGGRDMPHSMMMLVPEAWEHNNLLSNSVRSFYKYHACFMEPWDGPAALAFTDGVRIGAVLDRNGLRPSRYIETNDGTVILSSETGVIDIAPSQIKHSGRLEPGKIFFIDTQRQRIIEDYEIKKEIAMRAPYREWRKEQLLYLEDLPKADVKQEDPEFLMNRLKAFGYTREDVKEILKPMANDGKEPIGSMGNDTPPSVLSEKPKLLYTYFKQLFAQVTNPPIDSEREDIVMSLRSFIGPRQNLFEETELHTHKLQVREPILTNEELAAIKNITVSGFKTKTITLLYMPGDTKRFIEALDRVCNEAVKAAQNGYSILILSDRGVTDEYAAIPALLALGAVHQELVKRSLRTHTSIILETAEPREVHHFCVLFGFGAGLVNPYMAYDAIKYMHDKGELSCSYNDAVSHYRKACNKGILKVMSKMGISTIQSYRGAQIFEALGIAKEVMDRCFKGAASRVEGVGFAEIAKEREMMHKEAFADILDKDVLLESGGIYQWKKDGEYHMWNPDTISALQDAVRKNSYEKYKEFASLINNQAGHAATLRGLLKFKKTEAVPLEQVETEDEIIKRFVTGAMSFGSISGPAHHTMAIAMNKLGGKSNTGEGGEDSARFKPYPNGDSARSSIKQVASGRFGVNINYLTNADEIQIKIAQGAKPGEGGQLPGHKVSEIIARTRYTTPGVTLISPPPHHDIYSIEDLKQLIFDLKNANPRARISVKLVSEIGIGTVAAGVAKGFADMILISGGDGGTGASPKTSIMNAGLPWELGLSETHQTLVLNNLRTRVRLQADGQMRTGKDLAVAACLGAEEYGFGTAALITMGCVMLRHCHLNNCALGVATQEDILSKRFAGRPEYIINFMRFVAKDLREIMASLGVKNLNELVGRSDLLETDTDILPWKAKNIDFSKILFKPDSKGEPLYCTKTQKHEIKDVLDLQLIKEAAPAFDKKERVRIEKIISNKDRAAGAMLSGEVCRKFGEEYLPEDTIWCKFKGAAGQSFGAFLAGGITFELEGMANDYTGKGLSGGRIIVYPGKKSLFNAEENVIMGNTSFYGATSGEAYINGTAGERFCIRNSGIYAVVEGTGDHGCEYMTGGRVVIIGNTGRNFAAGMSGGIAYVCNNDVNFQEKCNMSMVEFDAMDKEDIDTIYDMLSSHVKFTGSAAAKEILSDFQQNIKKFIKVIPSEYKKVMAVRAQSLAAKEAEV